One stretch of Bacilli bacterium DNA includes these proteins:
- a CDS encoding acetylglutamate kinase: protein VIVNGSEPQVLGRVLAGEPLGTRIVKSL, encoded by the coding sequence GTTATCGTAAACGGCTCCGAGCCGCAAGTGCTTGGCCGCGTACTGGCGGGAGAACCGCTCGGTACCCGCATCGTTAAATCGTTGTAA